One window of Fusarium keratoplasticum isolate Fu6.1 chromosome 2, whole genome shotgun sequence genomic DNA carries:
- a CDS encoding Zn(2)-C6 fungal-type domain-containing protein: MPTRPHVRTGCRTCKARKVKCDEGKPSCRRCTSTGRVCDGYESATTLTWYRPNQLSARDQREGRAFQFFTKMAGPVMSGSTDSYFWTHLVMQFSHFEPTVRHAVLAISSLYEEFARGSRITRQICGSTFAIGHYNAAIQQIKSSGDELLILLLCILFVCIEYLQGDIYAALEHCRHGIVILNNSNCPGWAHQYLVPIFRRLSIIPFFLGGVKSMRLPSLIGFDPAMPAEFSGIAEAQSFIDNLMLRSMECVLDGVDDNKSALVTLLNQWEAKAKNLVLTIPASSVTDRYALYGMRLKHKVTSIYLEKPRDATETWYDQHLDTFRDVVEMAGKASETWETAKQEQVPDSSFTFEMGFLPLMFFVVIKCRSLGTRIEALACLAQLGPAKEGLFDVGTLYRVGRRLIELEHGISLDDCAIGYKDNKHSNDILPPEEARFFAIPVKHELEVITGQDGSIHYKRQVHFLQRDHQGRVVAREEYISDDKPRGCNIYIPPMRSAQRM; encoded by the exons ATGCCTACCCGTCCACATGTGAGGACCGGTTGCCGGACCTGCAA AGCTCGCAAAGTAAAGTGCGATGAAGGCAAGCCGTCATGTCGACGATGCACCTCTACAGGACGTGTATGCGATGGCTATGAGTCCGCGACAACTCTGACATGGTATCGGCCTAATCAACTATCGGCGCGGGACcagagagaagggagagcCTTTCAGTTCTTCACCAAAATGGCCGGTCCAGTCATGTCAGGCTCCACAGACTCATATTTCTGGACGCATCTAGTCATGCAGTTCAGCCACTTTGAGCCCACGGTGCGCCATGCCGTACTGGCCATCAGCTCGCTTTACGAAGAGTTTGCTCGAGGCTCCAGGATTACTCGTCAAATATGCGGTAGCACCTTTGCTATTGGGCATTATAACGCCGCTATTCAACAGATTAAATCATCTGGTGATGagttgttgatcttgttgcTTTGCATACTCTTCGTCTGCATAGAGTATCTCCAGGGAGATATCTATGCCGCTCTCGAGCATTGTCGGCACGGCATTGTGATTCTCAACAATTCGAATTGCCCTGGATGGGCACATCAATACCTTGTCCCCATATTTCGCCGGCTGAGTATCATACCATTCTTTCTCGGCGGTGTCAAATCCATGCGTCTCCCAAGTCTCATTGGGTTTGATCCAGCAATGCCGGCAGAATTCAGTGGTATTGCTGAAGCGCAATCGTTTATCGATAACCTCATGCTTCGATCCATGGAGTGTGTCCTCGACGGAGTGGACGACAACAAATCTGCCCTTGTAACACTACTGAATCAGTGGGAAGCGAAAGCCAAGAACCTGGTGCTGACTATACCAGCCTCCTCCGTCACAGACAGATATGCTTTGTACGGCATGCGTCTCAAGCACAAGGTCACAAGTATATATCTCGAGAAACCACGCGATGCCACAGAAACGTGGTACGATCAACACCTCGACACCTTCCGAGATGTCGTGGAAATGGCAGGAAAAGCATCAGAGACGTGGGAAACCGCGAAACAAGAGCAAGTCCCGGACTCGAGCTTTACTTTTGAGATGGGTTTTTTGCCTCTCATgttcttcgtcgtcatcaagtGTCGGAGTCTTGGAACCCGCATTGAAGCCTTGGCGTGTCTAGCACAGCTTGGTCCAGCCAAGGAAGGCTTGTTTGACGTTGGCACTCTGTACAGAGTTGGCAGACGCCTTATCGAACTCGAACATGGCATCTCCTTAGATGATTGCGCCATTGGCTACAAAGACAACAAACATTCAAATGACATATTGCCGCCAGAAGAAGCACGGTTCTTTGCCATTCCCGTTAAGCACGAGTTGGAAGTCATCACCGGTCAGGACGGCAGCATTCACTACAAGAGGCAGGTTCACTTCCTGCAACGAGATCACCAGGGACGAGTAGTTGCGAGAGAAGAGTACATATCAGATGATAAACCCAGGGGATGCAACATATACATCCCTCCAATGCGAAGCGCACAACGTATGTAG
- a CDS encoding Carboxylic ester hydrolase, giving the protein MRSTYLAGAALSAAAVHAVSLSDICSKAYAKSALPADGFISGITIDPDSVQTALVSNASFQSEWYPTASADYCNLTFAYSHDGIDNDIVHVSYLLPAPSKFQNRYVSTGGGGLAINSGSQYAASGLIVGAVSGITDGGFGSFNTQWDEVFLLANGTINWQSVYMFGYQAHHELALLGKELARNIYNVSKRSKVYSYYQGCSEGGREGWSQVQRFADQFDGAAIGAPAFRYGQQQVNHLFGNVIEQTLDYFPPSCELDKILNLTITACDGLDGKEDGVVSRSDLCKLHFDLNSTIGTPYSCDASSSNGGPMLRARQFSQPSTPAQNGTITAEAVAVIQQFLDGLHDSQGRRVYLNYQPGSGFSDAATSYDEETDTWGLSISGLGGEWVARYLQLQDTSTLESLDNVTYDTLKEWMIYGMNKYADSLQTTHPDLSDFHSAGGKVIHVHGESDDSIPAGSSVHYYDSVRSVMFPDKNYNESVAAVDDFYRLFLVPGGAHCGSNSNQPNGGWPQTTLQTVIEWVEKGIAPETLDGSGGDIDTICRWPLRPLWSGNSLDCVYDQESLDSWTYDFDAYKLPLY; this is encoded by the coding sequence ATGCGGTCGACCTATCTCGCTGGCGCTGCACTCTCTGCAGCAGCCGTTCACGCTGTCTCCTTGAGCGACATATGCTCCAAGGCTTATGCCAAGTCTGCTCTTCCCgctgatggcttcatctccGGCATCACGATCGACCCGGACTCTGTTCAAACTGCCCTCGTCTCCAACGCTAGTTTCCAGTCGGAATGGTATCCCACTGCTAGTGCCGACTATTGCAATCTCACCTTCGCCTATTCTCACGACGGTATTGACAATGATATCGTTCACGTGTCATATTTACTGCCTGCCCCTAGCAAATTCCAGAACCGCTATGTCTCTACTGGCGGAGGTGGACTTGCCATCAACTCGGGGAGCCAGTACGCCGCTTCTGGACTTATAGTCGGCGCTGTTTCTGGAATCACTGACGGCGGCTTCGGATCGTTCAACACCCAGTGGGACGAGGTCTTCCTCCTGGCAAACGGTACCATCAACTGGCAGTCTGTCTACATGTTCGGTTACCAGGCTCATCACGAacttgcccttctcggcaaGGAACTGGCAAGGAACATTTACAATGTTTCCAAGCGCTCCAAGGTCTACTCTTACTATCAAGGATGCTCTGAAGGAGGCCGTGAAGGTTGGAGTCAGGTACAGCGTTTCGCCGATCAGTTCGACGGCGCTGCCATCGGAGCCCCGGCCTTTCGATATGGCCAACAACAGGTCAACCATCTGTTCGGCAATGTGATTGAACAGACCTTGGATTACTTCCCTCCTTCATGCGAGCTGGACAAGATTCTCAACTTAACAATCACTGCTTGTGATGGTCTGGACGGAAAAGAGGACGGCGTTGTCTCGCGCTCTGATCTGTGCAAGCTGCACTTCGATCTCAACTCCACGATCGGTACACCCTACTCATGCGATGCATCCAGTTCAAATGGTGGGCCAATGCTGCGGGCCCGGCAGTTCTCCCAGCCGTCAACCCCAGCCCAGAACGGGACCATTACAGCAGAGGCTGTGGCCGTCATTCAACAATTCCTCGATGGCCTTCACGACTCTCAAGGTCGCCGTGTGTACCTCAACTACCAGCCTGGATCAGGCTTTTCAGACGCTGCTACCTCCTATGATGAAGAGACGGATACCTGGGGCCTGAGCATCAGCGGACTCGGTGGCGAATGGGTCGCTCGCTACCTCCAGCTTCAGGACACCAGCACtctcgagagccttgacaaCGTGACCTACGACACTCTCAAGGAGTGGATGATCTATGGCATGAACAAGTATGCGGACTCTCTACAGACCACTCACCCCGACCTGAGCGACTTCCACTCCGCAGGCGGAAAGGTGATCCATGTCCACGGAGAATCCGATGACTCTATCCCAGCCGGTTCATCGGTGCACTATTACGACTCTGTCCGCAGCGTCATGTTCCCTGACAAGAACTACAACGAGAGCGTTGCCGCCGTCGATGACTTTTACAGACTATTCCTTGTCCCTGGCGGAGCTCACTGTGGCAGCAATTCCAACCAGCCCAATGGTGGCTGGCCGCAGACGACGCTGCAGACGGTTATTGAGTGGGTCGAGAAGGGTATTGCTCCGGAGACTTTGGATGGAAGTGGCGGTGATATCGACACCATCTGCCGTTGGCCTCTTCGTCCGCTGTGGTCTGGAAACTCTCTTGATTGTGTTTATGATCAGGAGTCTCTTGATAGCTGGACCTATGACTTTGATGCTTATAAGCTGCCTCTTTACTAA
- a CDS encoding HET domain-containing protein, which translates to MTSPYRRIQSAAGDIRILIVQPGQLQDPLTCHLEVARLSLDQGSKPENPPSYEAISYCWGDPTPCKPCDLDGISVKIPVSASEVIHRFRLPDAPRRIWIDALCINQQDITERGEQVSLMGAVYSQCTRCLIWLGPDTDNTAKTAFDTVDKVCHAAREADRESKDPMVEMLSMLSSTSFTRSVFNASFEQRLKGERGEPVFNLEDTQQDLFRLLRRPWFQRKWVFQEAVLAPESTVFCGTETRPLSSILEAGHSLYRHLAWSHTREEFLMIRDLHLLWSYFSPETNDELPVDSRTLVALLAFLRTKFSTDPKDAVFSVLGLVKRNEKTNDSFQGLFKADYRRSLSDILASATKYAIIETQTLDVLRFVRPRLNEDVETSQIPSWVPRWHLRHEDIDMGVNRMSPNGEFDSNTKLELIDPLDVTFLKCRGEMIDDICYRFDAPSKDVVKDASALATFFKSMRSLLRRDILSQVFESTAIDDTQARRIRNAILPNQMYSADEESAVISSTLMMGRQYPMQEYRGEETSDFVLLEKYLDEPGLVLPTLPDDEVIPTSTFKDRSPGEQAFVRFAMVMRLALHHRAFFTTSRGLIGIGPTTMEVCDVVVMLHGFSSPVVLRPKGDGYEFLESCYVHGLMGGRDEWPAGVVAKEEIISIL; encoded by the exons ATGACAAGCCCTTATCGGCGCATTCAAAGCGCAGCCGGAGATATCAGGATCTTGATAGTCCAACCCGGCCAGCTTCAAGATCCATTAACATGTCACCTCGAGGTTGCCCGCCTCTCACTCGACCAGGGATCCAAGCCCGAGAATCCTCCAAGCTACGAAGCAATTTCATACTGTTGGGGCGATCCAACTCCTTGCAAGCCATGCGATCTGGACGGTATCAGCGTCAAGATCCCTGTCAGCGCATCAGAAGTCATCCATCGTTTCCGCCTCCCCGATGCTCCCCGAAGGATATGGATAGATGCCCTCTGTATCAACCAGCAAGATATCACCGAGCGCGGAGAGCAGGTATCCCTCATGGGTGCCGTGTACTCGCAGTGTACTCGATGTTTAATCTGGCTGGGTCCTGACACTGACAACACGGCCAAGACGGCTTTTGACACAGTGGATAAAGTGTGCCATGCCGCGAGGGAGGCTGATCGAGAGTCCAAGGATCCCATGGTTGAGATGCTATCCATGCTATCGTCGACGAGCTTCACCCGTTCAGTCTTTAACGCGTCGTTTGAACAGAGACTcaaaggagagagaggggagCCTGTATTCAACCTCGAGGATACGCAGCAAGACCTGTTCCGGCTTTTGCGGCGACCATGGTTCCAGAGGAAATGG GTCTTTCAAGAAGCAGTCTTGGCCCCAGAGTCAACAGTCTTCTGTGGCACCGAAACAAGGCCTCTATCCTCCATCCTCGAAGCAGGCCATAGTCTGTACCGGCATCTTGCATGGTCTCACACTCGAGAGGAATTCTTGATGATCCGAGACCTTCACCTGCTGTGGAGCTATTTCTCCCCGGAAACAAATGACGAGCTTCCCGTGGATTCGAGAACCCTAGTCGCCTTGCTCGCCTTTCTGAGGACAAAGTTTTCCACGGACCCGAAAGACGCCGTGTTCTCAGTCCTTGGCTTGGTAAAGAGGAACGAGAAAACCAACGACTCCTTCCAAGGTCTGTTCAAGGCAGATTATCGGCGCTCCCTCAGTGACATCCTCGCCTCAGCGACGAAATACGCCATCATCGAAACACAGACACTCGATGTGCTCAGATTCGTCCGGCCAAGACTAAACGAAGACGTGGAAACCTCCCAAATCCCGTCTTGGGTTCCCAGATGGCATCTTCGGCATGAGGATATAGACATGGGTGTCAACAGGATGAGCCCTAACGGGGAGTTTGATTCCAATACCAAACTCGAGCTAATCGATCCTCTCGACGTTACTTTTCTCAAGTGTCGAGGAGAGATGATCGACGATATATGTTACCGGTTTGATGCACCCAGCAAAGATGTGGTTAAGGATGCATCGGCGCTGGCAACCTTTTTCAAGAGCATGCGATCTCTTCTCCGTCGAGATATCCTCAGTCAGGTTTTTGAGAGCACGGCGATCGATGACACCCAAGCTAGGCGCATACGCAATGCTATCTTGCCTAACCAAATGTACTCGGCAGATGAAGAGTCGGCGGTGATATCGTCGACACTGATGATGGGCCGCCAATATCCCATGCAAGAGTACAGAGGCGAAGAGACCAGTGATTTTGTGCTTCTTGAAAAGTACCTCGACGAACCCGGACTTGTGCTTCCAACTTTGCCAGACGACGAAGTTAtaccaacatcaacattcAAAGATCGATCGCCCGGCGAACAAGCATTTGTAAGATTCGCAATGGTCATGCGCCTCGCCTTACATCATCGAGCCTTCTTCACAACGAGCCGCGGGCTGATAGGCATTGGACCGACTACAATGGAGGTCTGTGATGTCGTTGTGATGCTACATGGGTTTTCTTCGCCTGTTGTGCTTCGACCCAAGGGAGATGGGTATGAGTTTCTTGAAAGCTGTTATGTGCATGGGTTGATGGGGGGTCGGGATGAATGGCCAGCTGGAGTCGTGGCGAAAGAGGAGATCATTTCAATTCTATAG
- a CDS encoding Beta-galactosidase, whose protein sequence is MSDVQVHPKSLPDWNNIKVIHRNTLPPRSSFYLYNTETDALTRDVTKAKALCLSGTWKFNLSKSPFEGPDKFHDRNFDASEFSDIQVPGMWQPQGYGKGPHYTNVDYPFPVDPPNVPFADNECGRYITTFTLDDSFKDHQLRLRFEGVDSSFSLWINGTYVGYSQGSRNPSEFDVTELVDIDGKNVLAVEVYQWCDGSYLEDQDQWWLSGIFRDVYLHAFPKIHLNDFQVATELDDKFEDATLRVHVELSGSSAVELKLLDHEGGGVLRDTKNISGKDTFELQVKGPKKWTAETPYLYTLVLNIDEKSSVAHRIGFRTAGLIKGVFCVNGQPIKIRGANRHEHHPDHGRAVPYEFMKQDLLIMKRHNLNAIRTCHQPSDPRLYDLADELGFWVLDEADLECHGFWSTGGDPASFTSDNPVWEDQYVDRARQMVARDKNHACVFMWSLGNEAFYGRNHKAMYKCIKEMDSTRLVHYEQDYEAETVDIYSRMYSSVDEIVEKFAEAEEWTKPLVLCEFIHAMGNGPGNIKEYIEAFYKYPRLMGGWVWEWANHGLRTKTKDGEEYMAYGGDFGDEPNDYNFIMDGVLFSNHTPTPGLIEYAKAVEPVQTLSLDGNKVTIINRYDYIGLEHLKATWKIVADGKTVPGKEIEIPSGIEPHTQATLTLDGYDESLLSNITGEAYLHLSFVIREDTNWASVGHQVAFGQLQTSKPESIAALRSLGSGTPTVEQVSPSLLVVRSSTRDSTWDINLAAGALTSWTRSGVELLTTPITMDFYRALTDNDRGGHGKEWQERRLHQTSHHVRQVQWHTDSNTVQVQVTGRIAPPVLAWAVDVVTTYDFHGDTLRIHVHGKPHGLRLPETFARIGITVGLDGVSDVKWWGRGPGESYVDKKLSQGFGNWSESVDDLWVDYEFPQDGGNRTDVRWVEFVGSQGRVLRARFGDLEGASFSAMHYPTRDVDESTHPYELRKKKKREDTIVRLDWKHHGLGTASCGPATLPEYQLRTDKEFDFEILLD, encoded by the exons ATGTCCGACGTGCAAGTTCACCCAAAATCCCTACCTGATTGGAACAACATCAAAGTCATCCACCGCAACACCCTCCCTCCTCGAAGCAGCTTTTACCTCTACAACACCGAGACCGATGCCTTGACTCGCGATGTcaccaaggcaaaggcccTTTGTCTCTCCGGAACCTGGAAGTTCAACCTCTCTAAGTCTCCATTTGAAGGCCCAGACAAGTTCCACGACCGTAATTTTGATGCCTCCGAGTTCAGCGACATCCAAGTCCCTGGGATGTGGCAGCCTCAAGGCTATGGAAAGGGCCCTCACTATACCAATGTCGATTACCCATTCCCGGTAGATCCGCCTAACGTGCCATTTGCAGACAACGAATGTGGACGGTACATCACTACCTTCACGCTCGATGACAGCTTCAAAGATCACCAGCTGCGTCTGCGCTTCGAGGGCGTGGACTCCTCATTCTCCCTGTGGATCAATGGCACCTACGTCGGCTATTCCCAAGGCTCTAGGAACCCGAGCGAGTTTGACGTAACGGAGTTGGTCGATATTGACGGAAAAAATGTACTCGCAGTGGAGGTCTACCAGTGGTGCGATGGGAGCTACCTCGAGGACCAGGATCAGTGGTGGCTCAGCGGCATCTTCAGGGATGTTTACTTGCATGCCTTTCCTAAGATCCATCTCAATGACTTCCAGGTCGCTACTGAACTCGATGATAAGTTTGAAGATGCTACCCTAAGAGTTCACGTCGAGTTGAGTGGCTCTTCGGCTGTTGAGCTCAAGCTGCTTGATCACGAAGGTGGAGGGGTTCTGCGAGATACGAAGAACATTTCGGGCAAAGACACCTTCGAGCTGCAAGTCAAAGGTCCAAAGAAATGGACTGCAGAGACCCCGTACCTCTACACACTCGTCCTCAACATAGACGAAAAGAGCAGCGTGGCTCATCGCATTGGTTTTCGCACCGCGGGACTGATTAAGGGGGTCTTCTGCGTCAACGGCCAACCCATCAAGATCCGAGGCGCAAACCGACATGAACATCACCCTGACCATGGAAGAGCCGTACCGTACGAATTCATGAAGCAAGACCTCTTGATCATGAAGCGACacaatctcaacgcgatcAGAACCTGTCATCAGCCCAGCGACCCACGACTCTACGACCTGGCTGACGAACTCGGCTTCTGGGTTCTCGACGAAGCAGATCTAGAATGCCACGGCTTTTGGTCAACAGGCGGCGATCCCGCGTCCTTCACTTCAGACAACCCAGTTTGGGAAGATCAGTACGTGGATCGCGCCAGACAGATGGTCGCCCGCGACAAGAACCATGCCTGCGTCTTCATGTGGTCTCTCGGGAACGAAGCCTTTTACGGGCGGAACCACAAAGCCATGTACAAGTGtatcaaggagatggattCTACGCGATTGGTGCACTACGAGCAGGATTACGAGGCTGAGACGGTTGACATCTATAGTCGCATGTATTCCAGTGTTGATGAGATTGTGGAGAAGTTTGCGGAAGCAGAGGAGTGGACGAAGCCTCTCGTTCTGTGCGAGTTCATCCACGCAATGGGAAATGGGCCGGGAAATATCAAGGAGTATATCGAGGCGTTTTACAAGTACCCGCGATTGATGGGAGGATGGGTGTGGGAGTGGGCGAACCACGGACTACGTACCAAGACAAAGGACGGGGAGGAGTACATGGCATATGGAGGCGACTTTGGCGACGAACCGAACGATTACAacttcatcatggatggcGTGTTGTTCTCGAATCACACGCCCACGCCTGGCCTGATTGAGTATGCCAAGGCTGTTGAGCCGGTTCAAACGCTTTCGCTAGACGGCAACAAGGTGACGATTATCAATCGCTACGACTATATCGGGCTGGAGCATCTCAAAGCTACTTGGAAGATTGTTGCTGACGGCAAAACGGTACCTGGCAAAGAGATCGAGATACCTAGCG GCATCGAGCCTCACACACAGGCAACCCTAACTTTAGATGGTTATGATGAGTCTCTTCTAAGTAACATCACAGGTGAAGCCTATCTTCATCTAAGCTTCGTCATAAGGGAGGACACAAACTGGGCATCAGTCGGCCACCAGGTTGCCTTTGGCCAACTTCAGACCTCCAAACCTGAGTCCATCGCTGCACTGCGATCCTTGGGCTCCGGAACACCAACTGTGGAACAAGTATCCCCGTCTCTACTCGTCGTTCGGTCATCGACTAGAGACTCGACATGGGACATCAATCTCGCTGCGGGCGCTCTCACAAGCTGGACGCGTTCTGGCGTTGAACTCCTCACGACTCCCATCACGATGGACTTTTACCGTGCCCTCACTGACAACGATCGCGGCGGCCACGGAAAAGAATGGCAAGAGCGTCGCCTACACCAAACGTCTCACCACGTGCGACAAGTTCAATGGCACACCGACTCAAACAcagtccaagtccaagtcaCCGGCCGTATCGCGCCGCCCGTCCTAGCCTGGGCCGTCGACGTCGTCACCACGTACGACTTCCACGGTGACACTCTCCGCATTCATGTGCATGGTAAACCGCACGGATTGCGGTTGCCCGAGACGTTTGCGCGGATCGGCATCACGGTTGGGTTGGACGGTGTATCTGACGTGAAGTGGTGGGGACGAGGACCGGGGGAGTCGTATGTGGACAAGAAGCTTTCGCAAGGCTTTGGGAATTGGAGTGAGAGTGTGGATGATCTGTGGGTGGACTACGAGTTTCCTCAGGATGGAGGTAATCGGACGGATGTACGGTGGGTAGAGTTTGTGGGGAGTCAAGGACGTGTGTTGAGGGCCAGGTTTGGGGATCTTGAAGGTGCAAGTTTCTCGGCGATGCATTATCCCACGAGGGACGTGGATGAGAGCACGCATCCGTATGAGCTccggaagaagaagaagagggaggatACGATCGTGAGGTTGGATTGGAAGCATCACGGACTGGGAACTGCGTCTTGTGGGCCGGCCACTCTGCCGGAGTATCAGTTACGGACTGACAAGGAGTTTGACTTTGAGATACTCCTGGACTAG